The DNA region CGGTTGCCCAAGGAGGGGGTGGTCTTGGAGATCCTGGCCTGGCAGCGAAGGAGGCTTTCCCAAAGGCACCTGGATTTCCTCGCCTCCTGGCCCTGGCAAAAGGAGGTGGAGGGGGCGCTTTTGGTCCACGGGAGCCCCTGCGACCCCATGGAGTACGTGGATGGGCTGGATATGGCCCGCCAGGCCTTTGCCTGCACGGAGCACCGCCTCACCTTCCACGGGCATACCCACCTGGCCGGGGCCTTTCTGGAGCTTTCCGGACCTCGTTCCTGGGTGCGCTACCAACGCCTTTCCGAGGGGGGTGAGCTGATCCTTCCCCCCACGGTACGGGCCCTGGCCAACCCGGGTTCGGTGGGCCAGCCCCGCGACCATGTGCCGGGGGCGGCCTTTGCCCTTTGGGAAGGGGATGGGATCACCTTTTTCCGGGTGGATTACGACCTGGAACGGGTGGCCCACCGCCTGAAGGAGGAGGGGTTTCCCACGTGGCTCTACACCCGCCTGACCCTGGGGGAATAATCGGCCATGAGGCCATCCTAGAGCTTCTTCCCCGGCTTGGCGCCTCCACCTTGCTCTTCTCGGGGCCGGAAGGGGTAGGAAGGCGCCTTGTGGCCCGCTGGTATGCCTGGGGGCTCAACCGGGGGTTCCCTCCCCCCGCCTTGGGGGAGCACCCTGATCTTTGGGAGATTGCTCCTCCGGAGCGGGGTTTGAAGGGACAGGCGGAGATCCGCCTCGAGGAGGTGGAGCCCCTTTTGCCCTGGTTCGCCACCCACCCCCGGGAGCGGGTCAAGGTGGCCATCCTGGATGCTGCCCACCTCCTCACCGAGGCCGCGGCCAATGCCCTTTTGAAGCTCCTAGAGGAACCCCCTTCCTACGGGCGCATCGTCCTCATCGCCCCAAGCCGCGCCACCCTTCTTCCCACCCTGGCCAGCCGGGCCCTGGAGGTGGCCTTTGCCCCCGTGCCCGAGGAACGCCTTTACCCCTTGACCCAAGACCCCGAGCTCCTGGCCTATGCCGGCGGGGCCCCAGGCCGGCTCCTAAGGGCTTTGGCTGATCCTAGTGCCTTTCGCGCCCGCATGGAGAAGGCCAGGGAGGTGGGGGGTGCCTCCCCCTGGCGGCGGCTTGCCCTCCTGAGGGAGCTCTTGGCGGATGAGGAAGGGGTTTTCGCCCTTTATGCCGCCTTTCGCCACTCCCCTCGGGCCCTTCTGGCCCTGGAGGCGGCCCGGGAGGCCTTGGAACGGTATGTGAGCCCGGACCTGGTCCTGGCCCGGTTGGCCTTAGACTTGGAAACATGACCGTGGGCGTTCGCCTGCACGCCGATGTGCGCAAAGCCCGCACCCCTGTCCTGCGCTACTTCCGCTTCCAGGGGGAGCCCCCGCCCCTGGAGGCATATGTGGTGGTGCGCACCAGCCGGGGTCTGGAGGTGGGCAAGGTGCGCACCCCGCCCCGGAAGGAGAAGGAGGCCGGGGAGGTGGTGCGCCTGGCCACCAAGGAGGATCTGGACCTGGCCTCGAGGCTCCGGGCCAGGGCGGAGGAGGCGGCGTTTTACCTCAGGGCCCGCCTTCGGGAGGAGGGGGTCAAGGCCAAGGTCCTGGGGTGCGACTTCACCCTGGATGGCCGCCACCTTTCCGTGCACTACGCCGCGGAGGAGCGGGTTAACCTTAGGCGCTTTACCCGGGAGTTATCGGAGCGCTTCGGGGCCCGGGTGGAGTTCTTGGCCGAGGGCCCCCGGGAGGAGGCCGCCTACCTGGGCACCCTGGGCGCCTGCGGGATGGAGTCCTGTTGCTCCACCTGGCTCCAGGGTTTCGCCCAGGTTTCCATCAAGCTGGCCCGCGACCAGGGGCTTCCCTTAAACCCCGAGAAGATCTCCGGTCCCTGCGGCCGGCTCCTTTGTTGCTTGGCCTACGAGCATCCCGTGTACCGGGAGCTTTTGGCGGAACTCCCCCGCAAAAACGCCCGGGTCTGTACCAAAGAGGGGGTCTGCGGCAAGGTGCAGAAGGTGAACCCCTTAAAGGGGACGGTGGAACTCCTCCTGGAGGAGGGCAAGGCGGTGGAGGTGTCCAAGGAGGAGCTGGCCTGAGGGGATGACCGGGGCCCAGGTTTTCGCCCGGAAGGTGCGCCGCCTGGTGCTGAACCGCCAGGGCACCGAGGCCCAGATCTTCCTCCTCACCCCTTGGGAGGAGGGCTTCCTCTACCTGCGCTCCGATGGCTTCGCCCACTTTGCCCAGGGACTAGGGGCGGAGGAGTTGGCGGGCTTTGCCTTGGGAAAGGGGCGGGTGGAGCTCCGCTTCCCGGATGGAAGCGCCCTCACCCTCCGCTACCGCCTGGGACGCTGGGTCAAGGTCCTTCACTTCTCGTAGGGCTTCCCCACCGCCGCTGGGGGCCGGCTCTTGCCCATGAAGCCCGCCAGCACCAGTACCGTGACCACGTAGGGGAAGGCCTGCACCAAGACGGCGGGCAGGATTTCCGTCCCTTGGAGCTGGATGGCCAGGGCACTGGCGAAGCCAAAGAGCAAGGTGGAGAAAAGGATGCCCAAGGGATGCCATTTGCCGAAGATCATGGCCGCTAGGGAGATGAAGCCCATGCCCGCCGACATTCCCCGGACAAACTGGTTGAGGAAGCCGATGGCCAGATAGGCCCCGGCCAGCCCTGCCAGGATCCCGGAGAGCACCACCCCAAGGTAGCGCATGCGGTACACGTTGATCCCCAGGGTATCGGCGGCCTCGGGGTGCTCGCCCACGGCCCTCAGGCGCAGGCCCAAGGGGGTCTTGAAGAGGACCCACCAGGCCACGGGAACCAGGAGGAAGGCCAGGTAGACCAAAGGGGAAAGGGCGAAGCCCTCGGGCCCCCAAAGGGGCAGGCGGTTCGCCACCTCCTTGGAGTTGGTGGCGTTGCCGTAGAAGTAGGTGAGGACCAGGCTTGGGGCCCCTAAAGCCAGGAGGTTGATGGCGGTGGCGCTGATGATCTGATCGGCCCGGTATTTGATGGAAACCACCGCGTGCACCCAGGCCACCAGCCCGCCCACCAGCATGGCGCTTAGGACCCCAAGCCAGGGAAGCCAGGGATGGGGGCCTGGGCCTAGGAGGTGTTCCACCCTTTCCACCACCACCGCCGCGGTGAGGGCCCCGAAGAGGATGATGCCCTCGAGGGCGATGTTCACCACCCCGCTCCTTTCGGAGAACATGCCCCCCAAGGCGGTGAGCAAAAGGGGGGTGGTCTGGCGCAGGGTGGAGAAGAAGAGGGCAATCCAAAAGGCGGTGTCCAGGTTCATGGGGCCTCCTTCGCTTCCTCGCGCTTCTTCGCCTCTTCCCTCAGCTCCACCTCCGCCGCCCTTAAGGGGTCGGTGAAGTAGCGGGGCAAAAAGCCCCCTGCAGCGATGAAGAGGACGATCAAGGCCTGAAGCACCGCCACCAGCTCCCGGCTGATGCCCAGCTGCAGGTTCACCTGCAACCCCCCCGTGAGGAGGATGCCGAAAAGCCAGGCGGCGAGGCCCACCCCCAAGGGGGTGTTCTGGCCCATGAGGGCCACGGCGATGCCGTCAAAGCCCACGGAGTAGGGAAGGGATTGCTTCAGGCGGTACTCGTCTACCCCTCCCCCCAGCACGTAGTGGGTGGCGGCCAGGCCCGCCAAGGCCCCCGCCAGGAACATGATGAGGACCACCTTCCGCCCAGAGAGCACCCCCCCGTACTCCGCCGCCTTGGGGGCCAGGCCCATGGCCCTAAGCTCGTACCCTCCCACGGTGCGGAAGACGTAGAAGTGGAAAAACAAAAGGGCCAGAAGGGCCAAAAGGAAGGCCCCGTTGAGCCGCACTGAGGTGAGGTCGGGACCGAAGCTCACCGTAGGTCCGGGAAGAAGGCCGCCCACCAGGTAACCCCCCGTGCCCGCCAGAAGGCCCATGAGCACCCGGTGCCCCAGGCTTTTCCGGGTGAGAAAGTAGCCCCCAAGGCCCAGGAGGAGGGCCAAGGGCAGGGCGAAGGAGAGCTCCCCCCCTGGGGCCACCAGCTCGGTCCAGTGGGGGATGCGGGCCTCGGGTCGGATCTCGTAGCTTCGGGCCTCGTAGCCCGGGTATTTGAAGGGCAGATACAGGGTGCGGCCGAAGAACTTGTACTCGTTGGCGGAGATGAGGAAGAGGAAGAGGCTTGCGGCAATGTAGTTCAGCATGATGGTGTTGATCACCTCGTGGGCCCCGAAGCGGGCCTTGAGCCAGCCGGGCAAGGCTCCCCAAAGCCCCCCAGCCAAGGCGGCGGCCAGGATGGCCAGGGGTAGCACCAGCCAGCGGGGTCCGGGCAGGTACACCCCCACCAGCATGGCGGCGATGGCCCCCAGGATCAGTTGCCCCGGGGCCCCGATGTTGAAGAGCCCCCCGCGGAAGCCCAGGGCCACAGCCAGGCCGGTGAAGATCAAGGGCGTGGCCAAAAGGAGGCTTTGCAGGAAACCCGAGGGGTTTACCAAGGGGCTATAGAGGAGCTGGTAGGTGTAGGTGATGAGGTCCAGCTTCAGCATCCAGGCCTCCCTCAGGCTCTGGGCCTCCCCTGGGGCCCTTTTCATCACCGCCACGATGACCCCGCCCAGCAAGGAGGCCAGGAGGAGGGAGAAAAGGGGTACCACCACCCCCCGGCGGCGCACCAAAAAGGCCAGGCCACCCGGGGAGAAAAGCCGGGCCAGGAGGAGAAGGTAAAGGCTAAAGGCCAAGGTGGCGTAGCTGCCAAGCCCCAAGCTGTAGCGCCTGAGGATGGGCCTTTCCGCGCCGGCCATCACCTGGGCCACGCTGGCTTGGAAGAGGAGGTAGGTGAGGAGGAAGAGGCCGAGGCCCAAGGCCCCCATGGGGTAGAGCTTCCGGGAGGCC from Thermus neutrinimicus includes:
- a CDS encoding metallophosphoesterase family protein; amino-acid sequence: MRYLVLSDIHGNWPALQAVLQAAPPFDGVLFLGDAVGYYPDGDRVLDWLMEVEAWCVLGNHDAWLLALDRLPKEGVVLEILAWQRRRLSQRHLDFLASWPWQKEVEGALLVHGSPCDPMEYVDGLDMARQAFACTEHRLTFHGHTHLAGAFLELSGPRSWVRYQRLSEGGELILPPTVRALANPGSVGQPRDHVPGAAFALWEGDGITFFRVDYDLERVAHRLKEEGFPTWLYTRLTLGE
- a CDS encoding DNA polymerase III subunit delta', whose product is MALHPPDPGGIIGHEAILELLPRLGASTLLFSGPEGVGRRLVARWYAWGLNRGFPPPALGEHPDLWEIAPPERGLKGQAEIRLEEVEPLLPWFATHPRERVKVAILDAAHLLTEAAANALLKLLEEPPSYGRIVLIAPSRATLLPTLASRALEVAFAPVPEERLYPLTQDPELLAYAGGAPGRLLRALADPSAFRARMEKAREVGGASPWRRLALLRELLADEEGVFALYAAFRHSPRALLALEAAREALERYVSPDLVLARLALDLET
- a CDS encoding PSP1 domain-containing protein is translated as MTVGVRLHADVRKARTPVLRYFRFQGEPPPLEAYVVVRTSRGLEVGKVRTPPRKEKEAGEVVRLATKEDLDLASRLRARAEEAAFYLRARLREEGVKAKVLGCDFTLDGRHLSVHYAAEERVNLRRFTRELSERFGARVEFLAEGPREEAAYLGTLGACGMESCCSTWLQGFAQVSIKLARDQGLPLNPEKISGPCGRLLCCLAYEHPVYRELLAELPRKNARVCTKEGVCGKVQKVNPLKGTVELLLEEGKAVEVSKEELA
- a CDS encoding ABC transporter permease, which codes for MNLDTAFWIALFFSTLRQTTPLLLTALGGMFSERSGVVNIALEGIILFGALTAAVVVERVEHLLGPGPHPWLPWLGVLSAMLVGGLVAWVHAVVSIKYRADQIISATAINLLALGAPSLVLTYFYGNATNSKEVANRLPLWGPEGFALSPLVYLAFLLVPVAWWVLFKTPLGLRLRAVGEHPEAADTLGINVYRMRYLGVVLSGILAGLAGAYLAIGFLNQFVRGMSAGMGFISLAAMIFGKWHPLGILFSTLLFGFASALAIQLQGTEILPAVLVQAFPYVVTVLVLAGFMGKSRPPAAVGKPYEK
- a CDS encoding ABC transporter permease, with protein sequence MLTDERRLGVLVALGGGVVLLLWYLAPWAVPHRLFGGEGVLLSPFGHHLPQGTLPPGYRDGWLLWAFYPSLAWLALTLVLAWTPKASRKLYPMGALGLGLFLLTYLLFQASVAQVMAGAERPILRRYSLGLGSYATLAFSLYLLLLARLFSPGGLAFLVRRRGVVVPLFSLLLASLLGGVIVAVMKRAPGEAQSLREAWMLKLDLITYTYQLLYSPLVNPSGFLQSLLLATPLIFTGLAVALGFRGGLFNIGAPGQLILGAIAAMLVGVYLPGPRWLVLPLAILAAALAGGLWGALPGWLKARFGAHEVINTIMLNYIAASLFLFLISANEYKFFGRTLYLPFKYPGYEARSYEIRPEARIPHWTELVAPGGELSFALPLALLLGLGGYFLTRKSLGHRVLMGLLAGTGGYLVGGLLPGPTVSFGPDLTSVRLNGAFLLALLALLFFHFYVFRTVGGYELRAMGLAPKAAEYGGVLSGRKVVLIMFLAGALAGLAATHYVLGGGVDEYRLKQSLPYSVGFDGIAVALMGQNTPLGVGLAAWLFGILLTGGLQVNLQLGISRELVAVLQALIVLFIAAGGFLPRYFTDPLRAAEVELREEAKKREEAKEAP